A window of the Nocardia sp. NBC_01329 genome harbors these coding sequences:
- a CDS encoding serine/threonine-protein kinase translates to MEGTEFGRYRLLDPLGAGAMGEVHRAYDTGTERMVAVKVLSKEYAQDKTYRQRFQREAQLVARLHEPHIVPIHDFGEIDGRLFLEMRLVEAPDLATLLADSGPLVPAEAVAVITQIAAALDAAHASGVVHRDVKPSNILVTPDNFAYLIDFGIARSGGDTTLTRAGTMIGTLAYMAPERLTLDRIDGRSDVYSLACVLYECLAGTKPYLGDSVERQIAAHLTDRPPLPSVVGVPPAFDAVIAAGMAKDPDDRYESAGELAAAARQALLPVESPQSVAPLADFRSAHAYPGDFPPPDTSPDGPRSAATPPDGPGSAATPPDGPGSAATPPDGPGSAATPPDGPGSAATPPDGPGSAATPPDGPGSAATPPADMPPADTPPSSNRPVAPRLAVTVPAKPAGFRFKTAAAVAALVIAGVSVSALALTREGSTVVTDAPETTAPPAVSVTSAPGTPAAGIAPAPPPRLHEERPMPSATHSVPPVPPVAPGNVVPENTVTADVPTPPASDPVDEPRPAPPLPTTSVATPPTTTVAPTTSETTPTTTTDPGSSTPSATSSSSTATTAPPDTTGTGEQSASAVGTATTEQADSRGSAIATSSAHVPSSDPIASATSDTPDSGRHPTSTRTPGTSSAPESPGPSPRSDTDSR, encoded by the coding sequence GTGGAAGGTACAGAGTTCGGTCGTTACCGACTGCTCGATCCACTGGGGGCGGGCGCCATGGGCGAAGTACACCGTGCCTACGACACCGGCACCGAGCGCATGGTGGCAGTGAAGGTGCTGTCCAAAGAGTACGCGCAGGACAAAACCTATCGACAGCGATTCCAGCGGGAAGCCCAGCTGGTGGCCCGGCTGCACGAACCGCATATCGTGCCGATCCATGACTTCGGCGAGATCGATGGCCGGTTGTTCCTGGAAATGCGGCTGGTGGAAGCCCCCGACCTGGCCACACTGCTCGCGGACAGCGGACCGCTCGTGCCCGCCGAAGCCGTCGCCGTGATCACTCAGATCGCCGCGGCCCTCGACGCCGCCCACGCCAGCGGGGTGGTGCACCGGGACGTGAAACCGTCGAACATCCTGGTCACCCCCGACAATTTCGCCTACCTGATCGATTTCGGGATCGCCCGCAGCGGCGGGGACACCACCCTCACCCGCGCCGGAACGATGATCGGCACGCTCGCCTATATGGCGCCGGAACGGCTCACCCTGGACCGGATAGACGGGCGCTCGGATGTGTACTCGCTGGCCTGCGTGCTCTACGAATGCCTGGCCGGGACGAAACCGTACCTGGGTGACAGCGTGGAAAGGCAGATCGCGGCGCATCTCACCGACCGCCCGCCGCTGCCCTCGGTTGTCGGCGTGCCACCCGCCTTCGACGCGGTGATCGCCGCGGGGATGGCGAAAGACCCGGACGATCGATATGAGTCGGCGGGCGAACTCGCAGCAGCCGCGCGGCAGGCTCTCCTGCCGGTCGAGAGCCCACAGTCGGTCGCGCCGTTGGCCGACTTCCGGTCGGCCCACGCCTATCCGGGCGACTTCCCGCCGCCCGATACCTCACCGGACGGCCCCCGCTCGGCCGCAACTCCACCGGACGGCCCCGGCTCGGCCGCAACTCCACCGGACGGCCCCGGCTCGGCCGCAACTCCACCGGACGGCCCCGGCTCGGCCGCAACTCCACCGGACGGCCCCGGCTCGGCCGCAACTCCACCGGACGGCCCCGGCTCGGCCGCAACTCCACCGGACGGCCCCGGCTCGGCCGCAACTCCACCGGCCGATATGCCGCCCGCGGACACCCCGCCGAGCAGCAACCGACCGGTGGCCCCCAGGCTCGCTGTCACCGTGCCCGCGAAACCGGCCGGCTTCCGCTTCAAGACCGCTGCCGCAGTAGCCGCACTGGTGATAGCCGGGGTGAGTGTTTCGGCACTGGCCCTGACCCGGGAAGGGTCGACCGTGGTCACCGACGCACCGGAGACCACGGCTCCGCCGGCGGTATCGGTCACCTCGGCACCGGGCACCCCGGCAGCCGGTATCGCGCCCGCGCCCCCACCGCGACTCCACGAAGAGCGGCCCATGCCGTCGGCCACCCATTCGGTTCCGCCGGTACCCCCGGTCGCACCGGGAAACGTCGTACCGGAGAACACTGTCACGGCGGACGTGCCCACGCCGCCCGCGAGCGATCCGGTGGATGAGCCCCGGCCCGCACCGCCGCTGCCGACCACGAGCGTCGCGACGCCGCCGACCACCACCGTCGCACCGACCACCAGCGAAACCACTCCCACCACAACCACCGACCCCGGAAGCAGCACACCGTCGGCCACCTCTTCCAGCAGTACGGCCACGACCGCCCCGCCGGATACCACCGGGACCGGCGAACAGTCCGCCTCTGCTGTGGGCACCGCGACCACCGAGCAGGCCGACAGCCGGGGCAGTGCCATCGCCACGTCCTCCGCGCACGTCCCCTCCTCCGACCCGATCGCCTCCGCGACCTCGGATACCCCTGATTCCGGTCGGCACCCCACCAGCACTCGGACCCCTGGCACTTCTTCCGCGCCGGAGTCCCCGGGCCCGTCACCGCGGTCGGACACCGACTCTCGCTGA